A single region of the Salipaludibacillus sp. LMS25 genome encodes:
- a CDS encoding DUF1672 family protein: MKKISVIGLGLTMLVTACMPINEANNNNDTTGDYTTGDAFDDRYVSVNDYIGEDYDLVNGEKTDVIANEKFAEIEEAMKAFFLEEYKTEVIVHNVVGNMDGATVFVESVGEPHFHTYAMIGIDVKEEQIMTESIWTQDSQVEQGIFSGLLAMIMDEEFAALDAFTDQIAEKYPVVGLRQEAINNVKATAYTTPYYFVQPMALRDEMEELNSLYFENPEISAEELKSQFVKEAYNANYLSITVQFYMKEKDTKPTESLLDDIVQEFKALEGVPRGNYWINLHDNYINKLSASGSQDNSLDERDIIRQ, encoded by the coding sequence ATGAAAAAAATAAGTGTGATAGGACTTGGGTTAACGATGTTAGTAACAGCCTGTATGCCGATAAATGAAGCTAATAACAATAACGACACCACAGGTGATTATACCACAGGCGACGCCTTTGATGATCGCTATGTCAGTGTGAATGATTACATAGGTGAAGACTATGACCTCGTCAATGGTGAGAAGACGGATGTGATCGCCAACGAGAAATTTGCAGAAATAGAAGAAGCGATGAAGGCCTTTTTTCTTGAAGAATATAAAACAGAGGTGATCGTCCATAATGTCGTCGGGAACATGGATGGGGCGACGGTATTTGTAGAATCGGTCGGGGAACCTCATTTCCATACGTATGCGATGATCGGCATAGATGTAAAAGAAGAGCAAATTATGACGGAAAGCATTTGGACGCAGGATAGTCAAGTTGAGCAAGGGATCTTCAGTGGTCTTTTGGCGATGATCATGGATGAGGAGTTTGCGGCATTGGATGCTTTTACAGACCAAATAGCAGAAAAATACCCTGTTGTTGGATTGAGGCAAGAAGCGATAAATAATGTGAAAGCGACTGCCTATACCACCCCTTATTATTTTGTTCAACCGATGGCTTTACGAGATGAAATGGAAGAATTAAATAGTTTATATTTTGAAAATCCGGAGATTAGTGCTGAAGAGCTTAAAAGCCAGTTTGTTAAAGAGGCATACAATGCCAATTATTTATCAATAACAGTACAATTTTACATGAAAGAAAAAGACACCAAGCCAACAGAGTCACTTTTAGACGACATCGTGCAAGAGTTTAAAGCATTAGAAGGTGTACCGAGGGGAAACTATTGGATCAATTTACATGATAATTATATTAATAAATTATCCGCTAGTGGGAGTCAGGATAATTCTTTGGATGAAAGAGATATTATCAGACAATAA
- a CDS encoding SA1320 family protein, whose amino-acid sequence MTTDVKQIVNPMMTTDQELVELAGLHAYLEYAKDQVFEVNGKAYRVRDSYFNEDPTGLDAMTIQNMTSGEYHIVYMGTNVHGKYGTADIVTDVQLLTAPVPAQLEGAEHYFVKMEQKYGDITSVTGNSLGGALANMVGVRHEHVRSVTLNPALLPASAVQTDKEYENIVNYIGQYDILNLGVSSIGLSNQVPGSRHTIYNGIPSAAGISFNHTGYVREDGKHVSHVTVGTEGAPGYGVIKVDAHYHLVSSLWTGRPLYGGRSERINLNVETIRMLSDGIETSVLGQLDWAQQYVNHSMEIIMHESTVYETRLNQLREVYQESVENIVEDGLLRYIRFGNGMFKQVIQGLHMVVDVIEARCESLNFLLECPPVALLKFITKKAIDLDAVFAEIRSYLRRLEDQLDEFIAAIDDTVMTKIEEIFKAGQERFHDVVVGELASHFNYVTTNYSNMYDQVKEFGTQVDQVAVAFDTIDNSLASAISNQSGVGDGDNIQQTTAVEMVESPYLLNFMALKEQCLNIAMEQFKTGSSFVLLPIATSLKTTVNLIEWSGEQITSIIRTGTNIHLYGNPGNLILSTFTNYDENIKEKVNGILEPMDELNEMLRGVRTGLQKFLTHYPVVVDNLRPYIDSALFNDSGYYNIHIYNSAATSILKDMQRLFDDIVYQLSDHEAEAITVLHDVSSSVKTNMSILEEQIGRAATW is encoded by the coding sequence GTGACAACTGACGTGAAGCAAATAGTAAACCCGATGATGACGACAGATCAAGAGTTAGTAGAATTAGCTGGATTACACGCCTATTTAGAATATGCTAAAGACCAAGTTTTTGAAGTGAATGGAAAAGCATACAGAGTTCGAGACAGTTATTTCAATGAAGATCCTACAGGACTTGATGCCATGACCATTCAAAATATGACGTCAGGCGAATACCATATTGTGTATATGGGTACCAATGTCCACGGTAAATATGGGACAGCGGATATTGTGACAGATGTGCAGCTACTAACAGCACCAGTTCCAGCACAGCTTGAAGGAGCCGAGCACTATTTTGTAAAAATGGAGCAAAAATATGGGGACATCACGTCCGTAACGGGTAACTCTCTCGGTGGTGCGTTAGCGAATATGGTTGGTGTAAGGCATGAACATGTTCGTTCTGTTACATTAAATCCTGCTTTACTGCCTGCTAGTGCTGTGCAGACAGATAAAGAGTATGAGAATATCGTGAATTATATTGGCCAATATGACATCTTGAATCTTGGAGTAAGCTCGATTGGTCTTAGTAATCAAGTACCTGGCTCCAGACATACAATCTATAATGGGATTCCATCAGCTGCAGGAATCAGTTTTAATCATACGGGTTATGTCCGGGAAGATGGGAAGCATGTTTCTCATGTGACGGTGGGGACAGAGGGGGCACCAGGCTATGGTGTAATTAAAGTAGATGCCCATTATCATCTCGTATCGAGTCTTTGGACAGGCCGTCCTTTATACGGAGGAAGGTCAGAACGAATTAATCTCAATGTCGAGACAATTAGAATGCTCAGTGATGGTATAGAAACCTCTGTGTTAGGTCAGTTAGACTGGGCACAGCAGTATGTTAATCATTCAATGGAGATCATCATGCATGAAAGCACAGTGTATGAGACGCGGTTAAACCAGTTGCGTGAAGTTTATCAGGAAAGTGTGGAAAACATTGTAGAAGACGGTTTGTTACGATATATCCGGTTTGGAAATGGCATGTTTAAGCAAGTCATACAAGGGCTTCATATGGTTGTAGATGTTATTGAGGCAAGATGTGAGTCTTTAAACTTTCTATTAGAATGTCCACCGGTAGCCTTGTTAAAATTTATTACGAAAAAAGCGATCGATTTAGATGCAGTCTTCGCTGAAATAAGGAGCTATCTCAGAAGGCTAGAGGATCAATTGGATGAATTCATAGCGGCCATTGACGATACTGTTATGACTAAAATTGAAGAGATATTTAAGGCGGGCCAGGAACGTTTTCACGATGTCGTTGTAGGCGAACTGGCGTCTCATTTTAACTATGTGACAACAAACTACAGTAACATGTATGACCAAGTGAAAGAATTCGGTACACAAGTGGATCAAGTGGCAGTCGCGTTTGATACGATCGACAACAGCTTAGCAAGTGCTATCTCGAATCAGTCCGGTGTGGGCGATGGTGATAACATACAGCAAACCACGGCTGTGGAAATGGTAGAGTCTCCCTATCTCCTCAATTTCATGGCATTAAAAGAACAGTGTCTAAATATTGCAATGGAGCAATTTAAAACGGGCAGCAGTTTTGTCTTGCTCCCAATAGCGACGAGCTTAAAAACGACAGTGAACTTGATTGAATGGTCTGGTGAACAAATTACGTCAATTATTAGAACCGGAACGAACATCCATTTATACGGAAACCCTGGGAACCTTATTTTAAGTACATTTACAAATTATGACGAAAATATAAAAGAAAAAGTGAATGGAATATTAGAGCCGATGGATGAATTAAATGAGATGCTTCGGGGAGTCCGAACAGGCCTGCAAAAATTTTTAACACATTATCCAGTTGTGGTGGATAATTTGCGGCCTTACATCGATTCTGCCTTATTTAACGATTCCGGCTATTATAACATCCACATTTATAACTCGGCGGCCACGTCTATTTTAAAAGACATGCAGCGACTGTTTGATGATATCGTCTATCAATTATCTGACCACGAGGCAGAAGCGATAACGGTTCTACATGATGTTTCCTCAAGTGTGAAAACGAATATGAGCATTTTAGAAGAACAGATTGGACGGGCTGCCACGTGGTAA
- a CDS encoding DUF1672 family protein, which produces MIKASFITISVCLILGGCMTMNTENNSHETDGDYTTGDAFDDRYVSVNDYTGEGYDLVNGEKTDVIANEKFAEIEEAMKAFFLEEYKTEVIVHNVVGNMDGATVFVESVGEPHFHTYAMIGIDVKEEKIMTENIWTQPTKVEQSIFSGLIAMIMNEEFAVLDAFTQQIAEDYPVVGLRQEAINNVKATAYTTPYYFVQPMPIALSEEMEKINGIYFNKPSIGADELKSHFDKDAYNSEHIIFSIHFYMSEEGAEPDKVLFQELGNALEELEGVPRGNYQLSLHDNYVNKISASGSQGNTLRKRDVLKD; this is translated from the coding sequence ATGATAAAAGCAAGTTTCATCACGATAAGTGTCTGTTTGATATTAGGAGGGTGTATGACGATGAATACAGAAAATAACAGTCATGAAACAGATGGAGATTATACCACAGGCGACGCCTTTGATGATCGCTATGTCAGTGTGAATGACTATACGGGTGAAGGTTATGACCTCGTCAATGGTGAGAAGACGGATGTGATCGCCAACGAGAAATTTGCGGAAATAGAAGAAGCGATGAAGGCCTTTTTTCTTGAGGAATATAAAACAGAGGTGATCGTCCATAATGTCGTCGGCAACATGGATGGGGCGACGGTGTTTGTAGAATCGGTCGGCGAACCCCATTTCCATACGTATGCGATGATCGGCATAGATGTAAAAGAAGAGAAAATTATGACGGAAAACATTTGGACGCAACCGACTAAAGTAGAGCAAAGTATTTTCAGCGGTCTGATAGCGATGATCATGAACGAGGAATTTGCGGTATTAGATGCTTTTACACAACAAATAGCAGAAGACTACCCCGTTGTCGGACTGAGACAAGAAGCGATAAATAATGTGAAAGCGACTGCTTATACAACCCCCTATTATTTTGTTCAGCCGATGCCTATAGCATTAAGTGAAGAAATGGAAAAAATAAATGGCATATATTTCAACAAACCTTCGATTGGTGCTGATGAGCTTAAGAGCCATTTTGATAAAGATGCATATAATAGTGAACATATCATTTTTTCAATCCATTTTTATATGAGTGAAGAAGGTGCTGAACCAGATAAAGTGCTCTTTCAAGAATTGGGGAACGCACTCGAAGAATTGGAGGGAGTTCCGAGAGGAAATTATCAATTATCGTTACACGACAATTATGTTAATAAAATTTCAGCTAGTGGCAGTCAAGGTAATACTCTTAGAAAAAGAGATGTTTTAAAAGATTAA
- a CDS encoding DUF1672 family protein, with protein MNTENNSHETDGDYTTGDAFDDRYVSVNDYTGEGYDLVNGEKTDVIANEKFAEIEEAMKAFFLEEYKTEVIVHNVVGNMDGATVFVESVGEPHFHTYAMIGIDVKEEKIMTESIWTQDSQVEQGIFSGLLAMIMDEEFAALDAFTDQIAEKYPVVGLRQEAINNVKATAYTTPYYFVQPMALDEEMDRLNDMYFNNPDINKEELKKAFDKENYDSEKLFFSIQFYMSEKDLVPDQDLFEKIVNEFSELEEAPRGNYRILLHDNNINKLSANGGQDNSLREKSIIK; from the coding sequence ATGAATACAGAAAATAACAGTCATGAAACAGATGGAGATTATACCACAGGCGACGCCTTTGATGATCGCTATGTCAGTGTGAATGACTATACGGGTGAAGGTTATGACCTCGTCAATGGTGAGAAGACGGATGTGATCGCCAACGAGAAATTTGCGGAAATAGAAGAAGCGATGAAGGCCTTTTTTCTTGAGGAATATAAAACAGAGGTGATCGTCCATAATGTCGTCGGCAACATGGATGGGGCGACGGTATTTGTAGAATCGGTCGGCGAACCCCACTTCCATACATATGCGATGATCGGCATAGATGTAAAAGAAGAGAAGATTATGACGGAAAGCATTTGGACGCAGGATAGTCAAGTTGAGCAAGGGATTTTCAGTGGTCTTTTGGCGATGATCATGGATGAGGAGTTTGCGGCATTGGATGCTTTTACAGACCAAATAGCAGAAAAATACCCTGTTGTTGGGTTGAGGCAAGAAGCGATAAATAATGTGAAAGCGACTGCCTATACAACCCCTTATTATTTTGTTCAGCCGATGGCTTTAGATGAGGAAATGGACCGATTAAATGACATGTATTTTAATAATCCAGATATTAACAAAGAAGAATTGAAAAAAGCATTTGATAAAGAAAATTATGATTCGGAAAAGTTGTTCTTTAGTATTCAATTTTATATGAGTGAAAAAGATCTTGTACCAGATCAAGATTTGTTTGAGAAGATAGTCAATGAATTCAGTGAACTTGAAGAGGCTCCAAGAGGTAATTATCGTATTTTGTTGCATGATAATAACATTAATAAGCTCTCTGCCAATGGAGGGCAAGATAACTCACTGAGGGAAAAAAGCATAATTAAGTAA
- a CDS encoding DUF1672 family protein → MNTENNSHETDGDYTTGDAFDDRYVSVNDYIGEDYDLVNGEKTDVIANEKFAEIEEAMKAFFLEEYKTEVIVHNVVGNMDGATVFVESVGEPHFHTYAMIGIDVKEEQIMTESIWTEASQVEQSLFGGLLAMIMDEEFAVLDNFVEDLADKHPIVGWRQEAINNVGSTGYTTPYYFTQPMALRDEMEKMNRLYFENPEISAEELKSQFDKEAYNANYLTISIQVYMDEKDSKPTESLLDEIVQEFKALEGVPRGNYSISLHDNYVNKLSASGSQDNTLRKRDIVID, encoded by the coding sequence ATGAATACAGAAAATAACAGTCATGAAACAGATGGAGATTATACCACAGGCGACGCCTTTGATGATCGCTATGTCAGTGTGAATGATTACATAGGTGAAGACTATGACCTCGTCAATGGTGAGAAGACAGATGTGATCGCCAACGAGAAATTTGCAGAAATAGAAGAAGCGATGAAGGCTTTTTTTCTTGAAGAATATAAAACAGAGGTGATCGTCCATAATGTCGTCGGCAACATGGATGGGGCGACGGTGTTTGTAGAATCGGTCGGCGAACCCCATTTCCATACGTATGCGATGATCGGCATAGATGTAAAAGAAGAGCAAATTATGACGGAAAGCATTTGGACGGAGGCGAGTCAAGTTGAGCAAAGTTTATTTGGTGGTTTATTAGCGATGATCATGGATGAGGAGTTTGCGGTATTGGATAACTTTGTGGAGGATCTTGCTGATAAACATCCAATAGTAGGTTGGCGTCAAGAGGCTATCAACAATGTGGGGTCTACAGGCTATACGACGCCATATTACTTTACCCAGCCGATGGCTTTACGAGATGAAATGGAAAAAATGAATCGTTTATATTTTGAAAATCCGGAGATTAGTGCCGAAGAGCTTAAAAGCCAGTTTGATAAAGAGGCATACAATGCCAATTATTTAACAATTTCAATACAAGTTTATATGGACGAAAAAGACAGTAAACCAACAGAGTCACTTTTAGACGAGATCGTGCAAGAGTTTAAAGCATTAGAAGGTGTACCGAGGGGAAACTATTCTATCTCTTTACATGATAATTATGTTAATAAATTATCTGCTAGCGGCAGTCAAGATAATACCTTAAGAAAAAGAGATATTGTTATAGATTAA